The genomic DNA TTACTTACTGTTTTACCCCTCccccttctcttctttgttgtagtactatattttaattttgtgtttatggGATGTGCGAGTTCGATTGATTTCTTCGTTAGTTGAGcctgttttatttgttaatttattttcatatgctTCTTATTTCTAACATGTTTCTTCACGATGGATTTTGTTGTTGCATCGTAAATCGTACTGTATAtgatttttctatctttttttataCCGAACAGGAGTAGTTTGTTAACCATATTATTATGGAGTTATTTAGTGCAAGTCTGTTTCTATCAATCACAGTTTAGTAAATAGTGTTAGTCTTTAAGAACTACTAATTCAACTTTATTTATTATACCAAACACACTTGCAAAtgttcatacaaaaaaaatgtatgttatGGTGTATATCATATAGTCTGCTTCAATCCATATAAAAAAACGTCGATTTTTGAACATATCAATATTGTATATTGTAAATGACGAGATTCTATTTATGATTTACAACCACATATCAATAAACTTTGtatttatattactttttaacCAAAACAACCTCAAAATAAATGGAGTACTGGGGTGAATTAATTTAGAGTTGGCCCATCTTCCAAATTTGGCGGAGTCTTAACTCTTATGGTTTGTGAGTTTTGAGTAAACATATGAGAAATTGCGATGCTACCTAAGACTCATTTAAAAGGCAATACCATTCAATAGTTGATTAGAGAAACACAATAGGTTCTTACATAATAAAGTAATCTGCCCAATTTCTCGTTTTGCTCCGATCTTGAAAAAACACCCTTCAAAATTCTGTGAGAGACAAAACATatagaaaagtatatatataagtaaccTCATACTACAAAGACAACGACTTCAAAGAATTTTATAGAGAAGAACAACTcataatcataataattaaataagtaaaactagTACAGATAATATGAATATTATCGCTTtcagtgataaaaaaaataatattgaagaaattaataataagaaacgTAGCTATCGAGTGATTAATACCAAAAGTTCTTTGACACAAGAAAATCAGAAGTTCACACTTAACCTACACATGATGCCTGTTGCCGACATCAAATCTTAGTTTTTCAATTTTCGAGATTGTACTTATATAAAATAAGACCTTACcgttttgattattatttatatgtagataagaaaaagaagtcatGAACTACATAGAGTGACATCTGTGCACAACCTAACATATAATACGCAATGTTAAGTTGACAAAATGTAATGGATATTAGTTGGGAGATGAGATTTGCTCCCACCCACATGCATCACAAAGACGAGCATCTCATAAATTATATTGGCCCATGGAAACCAAGTGTGTGTACTTATGTCTGTACTCGTTGACCATTTCACTTTCAATGAGATTCATGCGTTTATAGAGATTCACACTCAGGATTCCATTCAAAGTCCAAAGATAATTTAAAGAATCTTAAACTAAAAGTTGACAAACCATAGAAAGAACTAGAGGCCAGGAAGATTAGACAAACCTAACCaataactaaaccaaatcaatttttcacAGGCATATTATGATCTTGGAATAGGCCATTTACCTCTCAGATTAGCCAAGCCGATGTCATCAGTTTCAGTGTTTTCTTGAAACTTTGGCATTATACTCATGTTTCAGGAGGTTGGCTCTTATCAGCATCCCCCTGACATCTCTATCGAATTCGTCTCCCATCTGAAGTACCTTTTGGAAAGTTGCATTCCTCTGATCCGCATGTCTTGCGTAGAGGATTTTGTTGTGTGAGTCAATCCGTGCCTGCGATGGAGAAAAGGTTTGCTCTattgtaagattttaaaattacagtGATACAATACAAAGTTCTTTCTGGAAACAGAACGGACCTGAATCTGGTTGTCTGTGATCAGGACTTCTAGTTCCTTCTCTAGACCAGAGACACTTGTCTTGAATGCATCAGCCATCCTGCTCAAATCAACAGACACAAATGGCAGTGTGTACTGGATCAGTGCCTTCTTCCTTATCTGATCATACAGTGTGTCAACGTGGTCATGAAGATGGATGTCCAGCAGCAAATTCGCTTTCAGACTTGCTAGATATTCCAGACAGGAAGCATATCGGCTGCAACAAGCAAACTTAAAGATTAGATTCAACGAGAATGCAGTCTAAAATGTTGGTTTCGGATGTCCTATAAAGAGGGAAACATGGTAAGCCTCCATAAACAATACAGATTAAAATCCAACGTCACAAACAGCTAATCAGTGAGCGGTTAGAATATATAATGCATTCAAAGGACTTCATAGTCATGGGGAACACAGTTGGTTATATCTGATCTTAGTAGGGACATAGTTGGTTATATCTGATCTTTAGGGACATAGTTGGTTAAATTTGATCTTAGTGGGTATTCACTCTAATAATCCCTGATTCAGGTGTCAGTCTTGTTAAAAACATGTTACCTTGAATAGAAATCGTTGATAAGTTCCCTCACTTCAGGCACTAGCTCCAAGAAATTCCGGAAATTGATATTGTCAATGACTTTTTGCTGCACATTAGACTACGTTATAGACCAAAACATTGGGAACAAACTGGCAGAGTAAAATAAAAGCTAAATAAGATACATGCCTTCAATTCTGATCGATCAAAACTTGCCAGGGCACAGAGTCCACCATAGGTGGCAACATCCTGAGGAGCAACGACCTCGTTATAGGAATTTCCCAGTTCTGGATTAACATCTAAGAACTGCACAAGACAATATTCAAGTTCAAAggttaaatttcagatacaatATTAATAGGATCCATAAACACAAGAGCAAATATGACAAACAACAGACCTTACGAGCAGCTAGCTTGTACTTCTTAAGCTCCAAATGAGCCAATCCAGATGCACATCGcagttttgcaattacaatAGGGTCAAGGGTTTCTGGATTCTGCTCTGCCTTGTTCACAT from Camelina sativa cultivar DH55 chromosome 7, Cs, whole genome shotgun sequence includes the following:
- the LOC104699792 gene encoding COP9 signalosome complex subunit 1, translated to MERDDEASGPMMEMCTNGGEETSNRRPTIISGEPLDIEAYATLYKGRTKIIRLLFIANYCGGNHTIQLEALRMAYDEIKKGENTQLFREVVSKINGKLGDKYVMDSAWCESVERRAEQKKTKLENELSSYRTNLIKESIRMGYNDFGDFYYACGSLGDAFKNYIRTRDYCTTAKHIIHMCMNAILVSIEMGQFTHVTSYVNKAEQNPETLDPIVIAKLRCASGLAHLELKKYKLAARKFLDVNPELGNSYNEVVAPQDVATYGGLCALASFDRSELKQKVIDNINFRNFLELVPEVRELINDFYSSRYASCLEYLASLKANLLLDIHLHDHVDTLYDQIRKKALIQYTLPFVSVDLSRMADAFKTSVSGLEKELEVLITDNQIQARIDSHNKILYARHADQRNATFQKVLQMGDEFDRDVRGMLIRANLLKHEYNAKVSRKH